A region of the Phaseolus vulgaris cultivar G19833 chromosome 11, P. vulgaris v2.0, whole genome shotgun sequence genome:
ACTCTGCTTATTTGTTCGTGGTGGTGAACATTACTTCCCTTCAAACCTAGAATAACTAAACCTAGGAATCACTCTCCAATTCCTCCCACATCACTTGGAAAAACAACTAGACCACATGAGATCTTATATATTAGCACACGATTGGCGTAACATAAGAGACCaaaacaaattgaaaagaaGACATACAAATTGCAATTAGATTGGTCATTACCAACCCATTCTTAGTTGTTTACTCGTGCACAATGTTTCCTTATCTCTCCTTCGGTTCCAAGCTTAAGATTAATTCGTCCCATTTTCTCCATGGACTTGGCAAATTCTGCAAAGAATCCTTCATTTGATTGAAGTTGCGTAGTGATAATAGACCTTGTGGTAGAGCTTGTGAGCAATGCAGCATCTGATTGGAACAAGCCTCTTCTCTTAACCACTTGTTTATAATAGCCAAGATCGAATGTATCGCGACTTCCAGGGTCCATCTCAATAAGTGTGGTGTTATCATTGATGTTCTTGCACTTTAAGGTCTTCAGATTTGTTGCATAATTACTATCTAGAGTTGGGTCAGTGTCACCTCTGCCAGTGAAATTGTATAAACGAGTTGAAATTGTTGAGCAGTGGGAAACACCAATCGTGTGAGCACCtgatgaaattaaatatttggtGGTTAGAAACacaaaatcttaaatatgaaacaaaacaaaagaaaaaaaaattatatatatgtttattgaGTTCTATGATGCAACGTTGGACATACCAGAAAGCACTACAAGGTCGTTTGCATCAAGTCCAACATTGCCAAAGAGTGTTAGTTGGACAGTGAGGTTGTGAAATGGAGCAGGAAGGCTCGCTAAAGGATCTGCTGCCCTAGAAATGAGTCCATCCCTTCGACCTGTTGGAACATTCCAAAAGGGCCCCCCCTGCAAACCCATGTCAAGCATGGCACAACAAACAAATTGGTCATTTCCATTCTATAACAAAAGCCTAGAGAATAAAGAACACAAGCATGATCTTAATACAACCTAGACAATTATAAGGATCAATGAAGTTTTAGGGAAAATATATTTTGCCAATCTCTTCTGAAATTACAATTATTTCACAACTACTTTTACTACtgatataataatagtaaaaatttaaattttaatattttttgtttattatgttattaattaATAGAGAGAATTGTTAAAtgattgtattttaaaaaataggatGTCAACATATCACTatttagaagaagaagaaaaatgtttgtttgacactctttttaaaaaattacattaacaactcactttaattttatagaaataaagatatatttaagctgtttatgtattttaatattGTGAATTAAGgtaaataattttatagaaGAAACAACAACACTGTTGAAATTATTTGTGAAGAATATATACAGGCACATGTTCAATTCAAGTAAGATGCaatatgattttttcatacaaaAATAGGAGACAAATTGTCTGTTATTCTAAGAGCCAATGTTTCCTTGGAGATGAGGATGAAACagtttatttttatacttaCAATGGCATGAACAGAGTCTCTAGCAGTCAAAGCCAAGACATCAGCACAAGAGACTACTCCGGGGCATGCAGCTTCAAGAAGGCTCTTTATTGTGTCAATGAAGTCAAAGCCTCGTAGAGTAAGATTTGGAATAGAGTCCTTTTCAGCTTGATTGTTTGGTGTTGAGCTCAGAAGCACTGATCCATCACAACCCTGAAATTAACAGATACTACATGTCAGTTAAACTCACCTCCTAGGTTTCAAcagaaaatgaaacaaaaatgtGTACCTACATTGACAAAACAATCATGGAAGTGAAGTCTTAAGAGAGCAG
Encoded here:
- the LOC137826497 gene encoding peroxidase 3-like, which translates into the protein MGSQSYFKALIICLIALIGSTQAQLQPGFYAKSCPNAEKIILKYVAEHIPNVPSLAAALLRLHFHDCFVNGCDGSVLLSSTPNNQAEKDSIPNLTLRGFDFIDTIKSLLEAACPGVVSCADVLALTARDSVHAIGGPFWNVPTGRRDGLISRAADPLASLPAPFHNLTVQLTLFGNVGLDANDLVVLSGAHTIGVSHCSTISTRLYNFTGRGDTDPTLDSNYATNLKTLKCKNINDNTTLIEMDPGSRDTFDLGYYKQVVKRRGLFQSDAALLTSSTTRSIITTQLQSNEGFFAEFAKSMEKMGRINLKLGTEGEIRKHCARVNN